CGTCCGGCAGCACGGCGTGCTGCTCGTTCGCATCGGGCTGCTGCCGGTCGGTGATCTCGAGGTCCGAGCGCGGGAGCTCGAAGACCGGACGACGACCGAGGCTGAAGACCGGGTACCACTCGAGAGCGGTCACGGTGAAGACGCCCACGCCCAGACGCCAGCGTGGGCGACGGGATCCGTCGCCCACGCGGGTCGAGCAGTCGAACGCACCCGACAGCCTGGCGAGGGACCTCCGGCGCATGGTGAACAGCGCCACGAGGAGGATCGCCAGCCCTACCGATGAGAGCAGAACAATCAGTAGGGTCGAAGGGTTCACGTCTGACAGTGTAGACGAAGCTCAGACGAGCTCGGCCTGATCGGCGACGACAGTCACCCGATCGTTCTCCACGGAGAGGAAGCCGCCCTCGGCATTCGCCGTGAGGTGCTCCCCGTCCGCGGTGACGATCCGGACCTGGCCGTCGGCCACGATGCCCAGGACGGGCTCGTGGCCGGGCAGGATCCCGATCTCGCCCTCGGTGGTCTTGGCGATCACGCGCTTGGCCTCACCGGACCAGACGGCGTGCTCGGCGGCCACCACAGTGACGTTGAGGCTCATCGGGGATCAGCCCTTCTTCTGCAGCTCGTCGTAGTTCCGGAGCACGTCGTCGATCGCGCCGACGTTGAAGAAGGCCTGCTCCGGGAT
This Brevibacterium ihuae DNA region includes the following protein-coding sequences:
- a CDS encoding DUF2550 domain-containing protein, whose translation is MNPSTLLIVLLSSVGLAILLVALFTMRRRSLARLSGAFDCSTRVGDGSRRPRWRLGVGVFTVTALEWYPVFSLGRRPVFELPRSDLEITDRQQPDANEQHAVLPDAQIITCRYGVHGGDPHDVLLALDTEALSAFSSWLESAPPGSNLTMGRFT
- a CDS encoding F0F1 ATP synthase subunit epsilon, encoding MSLNVTVVAAEHAVWSGEAKRVIAKTTEGEIGILPGHEPVLGIVADGQVRIVTADGEHLTANAEGGFLSVENDRVTVVADQAELV